TTTGCCTCCCCCCTGGGACTGTTCAGCACCACCACCGGGAGCATGCTTCAGGATGAGATTTTTGCCCGGGCCCGGATCCGCAATGTCTCGTCCCATCTGACCGGATATTTTCAGGACATCTCCCCGGAACAGCTGGTGGAATGGAATCCGGACATCATGGTGGTGTCCCAGCACATGAAAAAAAGTCAGGTCCGGCTCCTGGATCTGGCGCCCTTACAGGGGATTTCCGCCATATCCCAAAACCAGGTCTATCGATGCCCTTCCAGCCTGGCCCCATGGGACTTTCCGTCGCCTTTGGCCGTACTGGCCACGCTCTGGGTGGCCCAAAAAGCCTATCCGGAACAATTTGCCGACATTGATGTGCTTGCCCAGGCCGATGCCTTTCACCAAAATCTGTTCGGACAGACCATGACCCAGATGGGCGGAACCCTTGAAGACGTGATTGACTGAATGAGCCCATCCCGCGCATCCGGCCGATTGCTGGGACTGCTGGGCCTTGTTCTGGCGGCGGCCCTGGTGATCTCCCTTTTTTCAGGCCGGATTCAGATCCACTGGCAGGAGATGGTCTCCTTTGGCCTCCACCTGTTAAAAGGGCAGGATCTTCCGGCGGATTTGGTACACAAGGAGCTGGTTTTTTTATGGATCCGCCTGCCCCGATGTCTCATGGCCCTGCTGGTGGGATCGGCCCTGGCCGTGTCCGGGGCCGTGTACCAGGCCCTGTTCCGCAATCCCCTGGTATCTCCGGATATCCTTGGGGTCTCTGCCGGGTGTACGTTCGGGGCGGCCCTGGGACTGATCCTGGCTTCGAATGTCTTTGGCCTGGTCCAGGTGTTGTCCTTTTTTTTCGGGATCACTGCCGTGTGCCTGAGCCTGGGCCTGGCCAGGGTGATTTCCATTAAACCGGTGATCGTGCTGGTTCTAGCCGGTATCGTGGTGATGTCGTTTTTCAATGCCCTGCTCATGGTGGTGAAATATTTTTCAGACCCCTATGACGAGCTGCCCGGCATCATCTTCTGGGTCATGGGCAGCCTGAGCCGGGTCTCCTGGGAGCATGTCGCAACCATGGCCCCGTTCACCCTGGCCGGACTGATTGTGTTCATTGTGCTGGGATTCCGCCTCAATATTCTGTCTTTGGGCGATATCCAGGCCAAATCCCTGGGCATGAATCCCGGACTGTTCCGCTTCATCCTGATCACGGCCAGTTCCTTTATGGTGGCGGTGTCTGTGGCCTGCTGCGGGCAGATCGCCTGGATCGGTCTGGTGATACCCCACATGGCCCGATCCCTGGCCGGACCGGAACACCAGAAAATGATCCCGGTGACAGCCCTGCTGGGCGCTATTTTTCTTTTACTGGCCGATTCTGCGGCCCGAAGCATCTCTTCGGCCGAAATTCCCGTGGGTATTATCACGGCCCTTACCGGGGCCCCGATTTTCGGGTATTTTTTGTACAAAAACCGCAACACCGGGTGGATCTGATGCTTTCCTGCCGCCAACTTGGATTCAGGTATGGAGATATCCCGGTGCTGTACGATATCTCTTTTACCGTGGAAAAAGGGTGTTTCTGCGTGGTGCTGGGCAGAAACGGGTCCGGGAAAACCACCCTGATCCATTGTCTGAACCGGATTTTGCATCCCACCAAAGGACAAGTTTTCATCGACGGCAAAGACATGACATCCCTGTCCCGGAATGAGATCGCCCGGACCGTCAGCCTGGTGCCCCAGGAACACATGGAAATCTTTCCCTTCCGGGTCATCGACGTGGTGGTGATGGCCAGGGCCCCGTTTCTGGGAACGGCTGCCGCACCCAAACCAGACGATTACACAATTGCGGAAGAGGCTCTGAAACAGTTGCACGCCTTTCACCTGGCGGATAAAAATTTTAACCGGATCTCCGGGGGAGAACGCCAGATCGTGCTGCTGGCCCGGGCCATTGCCCAGAACCCGCAGATCATGCTGCTGGATGAACCCACCAATCATCTGGATTTCAACCACCAGTACCATCTGCTGTCCGCCATTAAGGAGCTGTGCCGATCAACCGATTTGTGCATTGTGGCTTCCATGCATGATCCCAATCTGGCATCCCTGTTTGCCGATGATGTCATCATGCTGAAAAACAGCCGAATTCTATGTCATGGGCCGAATCAAACGGTGATGACACCCCGAAACATATCCGCTCTGTATGATGTCGATACCCGGGCGATTCCCATCGGAGACCGGAAACAATTGTTTTTACCCAAACAGGGGATGGGATCTTCTGGTACTTAAAATAATTTGTTATTTTAAGTCATTTTTGGTTATTTATAAAAATTATAAGATTTATTTAAAAAAATAGTTGACAAATGATAACCTAAAAGATAGGTTGTTTTCACATCGGGATAAATTGCGGTCCCGAAACCATGTTAGTGGATAATGTCACAGGATAAATTTATTGTTTCCTTATAACAATCCCCATCTCCTTGGCACGCATTATCCAGCCGCCTGTCCTGCCCCGGACCCTGGCAGGACAGGCGGCACTCTTTTTGGCTACAGATTCCTTGATTCCTTTGTTTTTGGATCTTTACAAACATGAATCCCCCTTATATGATAATCGCACCAATATTGACTTGAAACAAAGGGGCCTGGAAATGGGAGAACTGTATACGACCAAGGAAATTGCCAAATTTTTAAACATCAATGAAAAAATGGTGTACTCCCTGATCTCTGAAAAAGGGCTGCCCGCCACCAAAGTCACGGGCAAATGGCTGTTTCCCATCCATCTGGTCCGGCAGTGGGTGGAGGCGGGCACGGAAAATTATCCCCAGTCGGCCCAGCTGCCTCCCTACCACGGCCTGGTGCTCATTGCCGGCAGCAATGATCTGCTGCTGGACAAACTCATCGCCACCTTTAACATCAAACATGAACACCACATGGCCATGTTCGGCATGGCCGGATCCCTGGGCGGCCTGAACGCCCTGAAACAGAACCTGTGCCACATCGCTTCCAGCCATTTGATCGGGGATAATAATGAATATAATTTTCCTTTTCTCAAAGACGATATGCATCACCCGCCGGCCGTGGTGAATTTCTGCCGGCGGGAACAGGGCATTGTGCTCCAGAAGGGAAATCCCAAAAATATCCGCACCATCGCAGATCTTGGCAAACAAGGGATCCATATTGTGAACCGGCAGCTGGGAACCGGCACCCGCAAACTGTTTGACAAACTGCTGGAGGAACATGACATCCAGGGAGAAAATCTTCAGGGATATGACACCCTTTTGTCCCGGCACATGGATGTGGGCCTGGAAATTCTGAATGGAAACGCAGATGCCGGACCGGCCATCCGCCCGGTGGCCAATATCCTGGGACTGGATTTCATTCCCGTGTGCTGGGAGCGATTCGACCTGCTCATCGCCAAGGACAAATTTTTCGAACAGGGCATCCAGTTGTTTCTGTCTCTGCTGAAAGGAAAAGTCATTGTGCAGACCGCTGAAAAATACGGGGGGTATGACCTGTCCATGACCGGAAAAATGATCTATCCCCCATCCTGAGCCGGCAGGCACAGAACCAGGCACAGACACACCAGCGACACCAGAAACACCAGCAGAAATGTGCTCCATACGCCCTGGGCCACGGCTGTCTTTAAAACCGCTTTGGCCGCATCCGGAATCTGGGCCTGAAATTCCGGGCGAAACAGGTTTTCCATGTTTTCCTTCAACTGGACCATCAGTTTTTCCGGCAAAGACACTTCCACGGTTTCCAGCCGGTTCAGCAGCTGATGCGTGACCATGCCGCCGCTGACGCCCACCCCTAAGGTGCCTCCCAGGGTCCGGGCAAACTGGTGGGAAGATGTCGCCACCCCCAGATCTGATGATCCCAGGCTGTTCTGAACCTTCAGCAGCGTAGCCAGGACCACGAAACCCATGCCGAACCCCACCACCTGAAACACCAGAAAACTGTGAAGCATGGATGTGGCGGTGGAAAATCCCAGGGTCAGTCCCGTGCCGGCCGCCAAAAGAATGCCGCCGGCCAGGGCTGCGGTTTTCTGGGTGGTCAGGTGCATGACTCTTCCTAAAATCAGGGAGCTCACGGACCAGCCCAGACTCAAAGACAGCATGGCCATTCCCACCTGCAACGGGGTATGACCCAATGCGCCCTGGAGAAACAGCGGGGCATACCCGAACAGGGAAAACATGGAAAAACTGGCACAGAACCCGGCCAGGTTCCCCATGGCAAAGCCCCTGCGCTTGAAAAACCGCAGATCCAGAATGGGATCATCCGCCCCCAGTTCCGCTTTGACAAACCAGATGCCGAACCCAATGGAAGTGACGGCCAGCAGTGCTGACGGCAAAGAGATCCAGGCGATATCCCGTCCCCCGATCATCACCAGGGTCAGCACGGACATCAGAAACCCGGTCAGCGACACCAGCCCGGACCAGTCCAGCGAAACGTCCTTCTTTTTTTCCCGGAACTCGGTCAGATACAGGGCAATGCCGGCCAGCGACAGCAAGCCCAAAGGCAGATTGATGAAAAAAATCCATCGCCAGGAGAAAAAACTGACCATCACCCCGCCCATGGTGGGACCGATCACCGATGCCACCCCCCAGATAAAAGAAGCCAGAGAAAGGGTTTTGGCCCGCTGTCCTTCCGGTGCAGCTTCCGACAGTACCACATACACCAGAGCGAAAATACCGCCGGACCCGATGCCCTGAAACACCCGGGCTCCCACCAGATATCCCATGGACGGGGCCGCGCCGGCAGCCAAGGAAGCCAGAATAAAGATGCTGATACTGACCAGCAGCAGCTGCCTGACGGCAAACAGATCCGACAGTTTGCCGAAGATCGGCAATGCCACGGCCCGGGCCAGAAAATAGGCCGTATACACCCAGGCATACAGGTGCAGGCCGGAAAGTTCGGCAATAATGGTGGGCATGGCCGCTGACATGACCAGGGCATCCAGTGCCCCCAGAAACAGGGCCAGCAGCACGGCGCTGATCAACCAGGTCTGATTCATATTTATCCCTTACCCCAGATCCTTGAGCTGGATGGTCAGGCGGTATTCAGCGGAATCCGGATCACGGGCCACTGAAAATCCGATTTTCTGTCCCATAGCCACCATGGGGGCATTGTTGGTCAGCACCAGTCCGGACACCACGGACAAGCCGTATTTTTTCGCACTGATCATGGCCTGTTTGAGCAGCACGCTGCCAATGCCTTTGCCGTGCCAGTCATCGGCCACCACCACGGCAAATTCCCCGGTTTTGCCGTCCGGCATAAAAATGATCCTTGCCACCCCGATGAGTTTGCGGGCCTCCCCGTCACCGGCAAAGGCGCACAATGCAATCTCCCGGTCATAGTCGATCTGGCTGAGACGCGCCAGCATGGGCCGGGAAATTCGTTTCAACGGCGAAAAAAACCGCATGAAAATGGTTTCCGGGGACAGATCGGAAAACAGATCGATCATCTGCTGGGCATCTCCGGGCCGCACCGGGCGCATGAAAATCCGTTCGTTGTCCCGGGTGATGAATTCGGATTCCTGCCACCAGGGATAGGGGCTGATGATCAGATGGGCCGGCGCACACACAGCCGGGGCCGCCACGGTCACCGCAATTTCGGAAATATAAATTTCTCCGTCAGCAATCTGGATGGGGTTGAGCGCCAGGGTCTGTATGGCCGGATAGTCTGTGACCATGCGGCTCACCAGAATCATGGTTTCCTCGAGCACGTCAAGATCCACGCCCGCCACATTGCCCCGGCCCAGCAGCAGCCGGGAAATCCGGGTACTTTTGATGGTCCGTTCGGCCAGCATCCGGTTCAGCGGCGGCAAAGCCACGGCCATATCGGAAAGCACTTCGGTCATGAGCCCGCCGATCCCAAACCGGATCACCGGTCCGAACAGGTCCGTGTATTTCGCCGACAGGTTCAGGGCATAGTCGGGCGCCACCCCGGCGGGCAGCGGTTTGATATGAATATCATAGGCCCCTGCCAGATCCGCTGCTGTTTGGGGCGGCAGGTGTGTCTCTCCCCGGGATGCGGCATCATCAATAATCAAAGATGCCGCATCCCGGTCGATCTTCAGGCGTTTGTCCGTGGTATAGGGAATCTGCTGGAGCGCTTCCATGTTCCGGCCGTATTGGTACAGATTGACAAACGCCCGGACCGCCCGTTCCGGTGTGTCATAGGTGACGATGCCGTGCCGGTTGAAGATTTCCCTGGAGTCGTCGATGGTCATCCCCCCCAGCCAGGCGGTAAACACCGGAAACGGGGTGGTCTTTAACAGATCCACCAATGATTTCGCAATGGTGGTGCAGTCATAAATACCCACCGGAGAGCTGAGTAACAGCAGGCCATCGATCTCCGGGGCCTGAATGCAGGTTTTCACCACTTGTACATACTGCTTCGGGGTGGCGGCCCGGAGCAGGGCAATGGGATTGGCCCGGCTCCAGCCGTCCGACAGCAGGGCATCCAGTTTTTCAATGGTGGCTGAATCCAGGGCTGCCGGTTCCAGGCCATGGCGGACCAGGGCATCTCTGGCCATCTCCCCGATCCCTCTGGCATTGGAAACAATGGCCAGGCGGGACCCTTTGGGCCGCTGCTGCTTGGCCAGAAATTCAGCACAGTCGAACAGGGCTTCAAATTCATTGACCCGCAGAATACCGGCCCGTTTAAACGCCGCATCATACATCTGGTCTTCATCCAGATCCCCCGGCCCACTGATTTTTCCGGATCGTCTGGATTTCAGGGCAATGATGGGTTTGATCCGGGACACGGCCCGGGCCGCACTCATGAACCGGCGCATCCGGGTGACGGATTCCACATACATGACAATGGAATCCACATCCGGCAGGGTTCCCAGATAATCGAGCATATCGGAAAAATTCACATCCAGCTTGGAACCTAAGCTCACAAAATGACTGAACCCCACATTTTCCCGGACCGCCAGATCCAGCACGGAGGTGCATACCGCACCGCTCTGGGACAAAAACGCCATGCGCCCCTGCAACGGGGTCTGGTGCATGAAACTGGCATTTAATCCGATTCCGGTATGAATAAACCCCACGGAATCAGGTCCCAGAATCCGCATGCCCGACCGGCCGGCCATGGCTTTGATCTGCTGGAAAACCGCATTCTGCCGGGGAGTGGGCCATACATCACCCGCCGAAAGTATCACTGCCCCGCCCACTTTTTTGGCCACACAGGTTTCCAGAATTTCCGGCACCTGAAGGATGGGAACCGCCACCACAGCCAGGTCCACATCGGCGGGCAGGTCCCGGACATCCGCACACGCATCAATGCCCATCACCGAGGTTCGACCGGGATTCACAGGCAACACCGTTCCCTTAAATTTCCGGGACCCAAGATTGTGCATCACCGTGGCTCCGACGCTTCCCGGCCGGTCAGTGGCACCGATCACGGCCACGGACCCGGGTTCAAACACCCGGTCTAAATTTTCAATGGTCATGGAATTCTTTGATCGTTATATCGTGAAATCAGCTTTTCTGGATTTCCAGCAGTTCCACTTCAAAAATCAATGTGGATCCCGGCTCGATGACGTTTCCGGCACCCTGATCCCCATAGGCCAGATCCGCCGGAACATACAGCATCCATTTGGCGCCGACTTTCATGAGCTGCAACGCTTCGGTCCAGCCTTTGATCACCCCGTTCACGGGAAATTCAGCCGGTTCATTGCGCTGATAGGAAGAATCAAATTCCCGGCCATTGAGCAAAGATCCCCGGTAATGACATTTTACTTTGTCGCTGAGTTTCGGAGACGACCCCGTACCCGGTGTGATCACTTTATACTGAAGTCCGGATTCCAGGGTTTTTACCCCTTTTTTGGTTTTGTTTTCCGCCAGAAACGCTTCACCCGCGACTTTGTTTTCCGCTGCTTTTTTGCTTTGCGCCGCCATCTGCTTTTCCTGGGCCATGGCCTGGAACTCCATCAGGGTTTCCTGCATTTTTTCCGGTGTCATGGATGTCTCTCCTGCCAGGCTGTCTTTCATCCCCTGTAAAAACAGTTCCGGATTGATGTCAAAACTGTCTTTCAACCGATTGGTGATATCATATCCAATGGCATAACTGACCCGGTCATCCGCACTGGCTTTGTGTAATTTGGGTTCCGCTGTTTCTTCACTGGCCCAAACAGAGGCCGGCAGAGCGAACAGGACTGCCGCCAGGATCACAGCCAGATAATGTTTTTTCAATGTCATTTACAAAATTCCTTTTGTTTATAGGATTTTAAAAAATATATTGATATCAGAAATTGCTTCAAATAACAATGCCCGCCATGACGGGTTGTCGGATGTATAAAGTATTTTTATGGCAGAAACATCCGCAACAAAGGCCGGCCTGCGGCATATCCCTTGGAAAAATGGTGATAAACCGCCGGAATACCGGCAAATTTGAGACACGGCGCCGTCCATCGGTACAATGCAGCGGCCCCGTATCGGGACACCCCCAGATCCAGGCGCAGGCCGGCCAGAGACCGGTTATACACAGACAATGCCCGCATTTTTTTCTCCAGAGCCTGACAAATGGCGGCTGCGGCGATCCGGCCGGATCTCACTGCAAAATAGATCCCTTCCCCGAAAACCGATTCGGCAAATCCGGCCGCATCCCCGGCCAGCAGGACCCGTCCGCCCCCCGGGCTTCGGAACCCCCGGCCCCCGCCGGTACCGATGGGGTAGCCTGTGATGTCGGACAATGCATCCGTGCCAAAGCAATCCCGGGCAAAGGCGGCCAGGTTCCGGACCGATACCGGGGTGTGATCATGGCTGAATATTCCGATGTTGATA
Above is a window of Desulfotignum balticum DSM 7044 DNA encoding:
- a CDS encoding bifunctional acetate--CoA ligase family protein/GNAT family N-acetyltransferase — its product is MTIENLDRVFEPGSVAVIGATDRPGSVGATVMHNLGSRKFKGTVLPVNPGRTSVMGIDACADVRDLPADVDLAVVAVPILQVPEILETCVAKKVGGAVILSAGDVWPTPRQNAVFQQIKAMAGRSGMRILGPDSVGFIHTGIGLNASFMHQTPLQGRMAFLSQSGAVCTSVLDLAVRENVGFSHFVSLGSKLDVNFSDMLDYLGTLPDVDSIVMYVESVTRMRRFMSAARAVSRIKPIIALKSRRSGKISGPGDLDEDQMYDAAFKRAGILRVNEFEALFDCAEFLAKQQRPKGSRLAIVSNARGIGEMARDALVRHGLEPAALDSATIEKLDALLSDGWSRANPIALLRAATPKQYVQVVKTCIQAPEIDGLLLLSSPVGIYDCTTIAKSLVDLLKTTPFPVFTAWLGGMTIDDSREIFNRHGIVTYDTPERAVRAFVNLYQYGRNMEALQQIPYTTDKRLKIDRDAASLIIDDAASRGETHLPPQTAADLAGAYDIHIKPLPAGVAPDYALNLSAKYTDLFGPVIRFGIGGLMTEVLSDMAVALPPLNRMLAERTIKSTRISRLLLGRGNVAGVDLDVLEETMILVSRMVTDYPAIQTLALNPIQIADGEIYISEIAVTVAAPAVCAPAHLIISPYPWWQESEFITRDNERIFMRPVRPGDAQQMIDLFSDLSPETIFMRFFSPLKRISRPMLARLSQIDYDREIALCAFAGDGEARKLIGVARIIFMPDGKTGEFAVVVADDWHGKGIGSVLLKQAMISAKKYGLSVVSGLVLTNNAPMVAMGQKIGFSVARDPDSAEYRLTIQLKDLG
- a CDS encoding helix-turn-helix transcriptional regulator — translated: MGELYTTKEIAKFLNINEKMVYSLISEKGLPATKVTGKWLFPIHLVRQWVEAGTENYPQSAQLPPYHGLVLIAGSNDLLLDKLIATFNIKHEHHMAMFGMAGSLGGLNALKQNLCHIASSHLIGDNNEYNFPFLKDDMHHPPAVVNFCRREQGIVLQKGNPKNIRTIADLGKQGIHIVNRQLGTGTRKLFDKLLEEHDIQGENLQGYDTLLSRHMDVGLEILNGNADAGPAIRPVANILGLDFIPVCWERFDLLIAKDKFFEQGIQLFLSLLKGKVIVQTAEKYGGYDLSMTGKMIYPPS
- a CDS encoding MFS transporter, producing MNQTWLISAVLLALFLGALDALVMSAAMPTIIAELSGLHLYAWVYTAYFLARAVALPIFGKLSDLFAVRQLLLVSISIFILASLAAGAAPSMGYLVGARVFQGIGSGGIFALVYVVLSEAAPEGQRAKTLSLASFIWGVASVIGPTMGGVMVSFFSWRWIFFINLPLGLLSLAGIALYLTEFREKKKDVSLDWSGLVSLTGFLMSVLTLVMIGGRDIAWISLPSALLAVTSIGFGIWFVKAELGADDPILDLRFFKRRGFAMGNLAGFCASFSMFSLFGYAPLFLQGALGHTPLQVGMAMLSLSLGWSVSSLILGRVMHLTTQKTAALAGGILLAAGTGLTLGFSTATSMLHSFLVFQVVGFGMGFVVLATLLKVQNSLGSSDLGVATSSHQFARTLGGTLGVGVSGGMVTHQLLNRLETVEVSLPEKLMVQLKENMENLFRPEFQAQIPDAAKAVLKTAVAQGVWSTFLLVFLVSLVCLCLVLCLPAQDGG
- a CDS encoding ABC transporter ATP-binding protein gives rise to the protein MLSCRQLGFRYGDIPVLYDISFTVEKGCFCVVLGRNGSGKTTLIHCLNRILHPTKGQVFIDGKDMTSLSRNEIARTVSLVPQEHMEIFPFRVIDVVVMARAPFLGTAAAPKPDDYTIAEEALKQLHAFHLADKNFNRISGGERQIVLLARAIAQNPQIMLLDEPTNHLDFNHQYHLLSAIKELCRSTDLCIVASMHDPNLASLFADDVIMLKNSRILCHGPNQTVMTPRNISALYDVDTRAIPIGDRKQLFLPKQGMGSSGT
- a CDS encoding FecCD family ABC transporter permease, giving the protein MSPSRASGRLLGLLGLVLAAALVISLFSGRIQIHWQEMVSFGLHLLKGQDLPADLVHKELVFLWIRLPRCLMALLVGSALAVSGAVYQALFRNPLVSPDILGVSAGCTFGAALGLILASNVFGLVQVLSFFFGITAVCLSLGLARVISIKPVIVLVLAGIVVMSFFNALLMVVKYFSDPYDELPGIIFWVMGSLSRVSWEHVATMAPFTLAGLIVFIVLGFRLNILSLGDIQAKSLGMNPGLFRFILITASSFMVAVSVACCGQIAWIGLVIPHMARSLAGPEHQKMIPVTALLGAIFLLLADSAARSISSAEIPVGIITALTGAPIFGYFLYKNRNTGWI
- a CDS encoding FKBP-type peptidyl-prolyl cis-trans isomerase translates to MTLKKHYLAVILAAVLFALPASVWASEETAEPKLHKASADDRVSYAIGYDITNRLKDSFDINPELFLQGMKDSLAGETSMTPEKMQETLMEFQAMAQEKQMAAQSKKAAENKVAGEAFLAENKTKKGVKTLESGLQYKVITPGTGSSPKLSDKVKCHYRGSLLNGREFDSSYQRNEPAEFPVNGVIKGWTEALQLMKVGAKWMLYVPADLAYGDQGAGNVIEPGSTLIFEVELLEIQKS